The Artemia franciscana chromosome 2, ASM3288406v1, whole genome shotgun sequence genome segment taaaaatataacaaacagatatttttatattaacttTCATTGCTGGACAATACAATTGGGAATACACAGAAtgctttgattttaaaaactcgAAAACTAAGAAAGTCATTGGTCAGACTGACATctgaaaaaattgcatatttctgGGAATAATCACACAAAAGTCTTCCCACACAGTTCTACTCGTCAGATCCAGTATAATtagaatattcttttttgaGCTGCCACATATTTTTATGCGGAGCCTTTGTATTATAGACACAATACTCATTCAAGATCTCTTTCAAATATGTTACCGGTTGATTTGTCAGTTTCACCAAGTCTCTTAGATTATAGTACTGATGAAGTCCAAAGGCCTTAAACAGTTTGTCTGTAACCACATTCTTGTCATCACGCAGTTTCTTTCCTTCAGCTTTCTTTCTCTGTTCATATTCAATAACCTCTTTATGTGCGGACACTGGCTTTGGATTAACAATCGCCCTCTCCAATGGCTGAGTCATACGCGCTGGTTTAGCAGCTTCAAGTATAGCATTTTTCTTAAGCGTCATATACTGAACAGACGTGGCAGCTTGACATTCTAAACGCTGCATTACTTTCCCAGCCATACATATTTTAACTCCGTCAGAcagaaaatcatcttttttatCCCGCCGATATTCATAAAAATCACCAAGTGATTGATTCTGAATTGGAGTAATAAGCATCTTGTAGTCTTTTGGTATTAAATCACTTTCTAATCTAACTGCTTCTTCCGTGAGAGATAGAGAAACTGATGGTCTCTGACCAGGACTTTTAGCGATCTTTAAAGTCGCAACAGGCATATCTGGTTTTGACTTCTCCCATCTGCTTGAAATATACTTCGGGACTTTCACAAGCCATACACTGTTTCTAGAGTTGGATGTATCGAGTTCAAGCTCACTACTGCTAGCAGCTTTCTTAGAGTCTGACATATTCCTAGAAATAATAGGATACAATAAGCAACATAATTACACAGTCATTACTTCTGGAGAGAGAAGAGATAGCGTTGCTGCTTAAAAAACGAGATAATTGGAAGTACTACCAGGACATTGTCCAGAAAACAAAAGCCTAGGAACGATGCTCCAGAACAAAACGATTCAGCTTTCATTAAAGTGACACtgtttttctggaaaatattgtTGAACTTATGCATCACTTAATCCAATACGAGTGAGCGACAAGAAAATGAGTACATAGTTATTGACCCTGAGACCTCAATGCTTTCAATTATGCCCATCATCCCCagacaaaacttttaaaaaacagtCAGTCATTTTCATGATCCTCTTATAAAAAATACCATTCGAacgtaattatttgtttttatcagtAGAGCCTAATTATCTCACAAGCTATTGGTTGTTAGGGCTATACTGATTGAAcagctttctagggctataatgagagaaatgtCGAGATGGTTAGGACACGTTCTGATGATGATAAATTATCATAGATTGTTTTGTCGGCCAGCCGTCTAAGGCCAAAAGAGAAACAGATCGTTCCCGAATGGATTGAGACGAAATTGTAAGGTCAGATTTAAGAGAATCGGTAATTCCTGGTAAGGTGTAAAGAGGAATGCTTTAAACAGATCGGGATGGAGGAGTAGCCTGTAtagcttggtgctgtagtgacttgctattagtagtattagtattgaCTGTTACATGCTAATTAAGTTTTTCTACACCTTTGCTTTTGCATGTAATTTTGTTCATATATTTGATTGAAATCTGTCGAAAAGTCAACAAATCTATTGACGAAATCTATTGACAATTTGATAAAAATCGTCCTAGCGAAGAGGTCAGCACGTTAGACTTCAAATCTTTTGTTTGTGATGAcgggggttcgagtcctggtgttaCTGGTTATTTATTTGGGAATGGGGGTCAGCAgtatgactctgtaagcttagccaagAGCTCTCGACCGAGCTCTAAataggtacctggagaaatctgggggaaaACTAGGGAAGCATCAGATGATTTACCCCCCAACCACACACTGCACTCCCAGCTGAAGGCAGAGAGTCAGGATATCGGTACCTGCGCTAAAAAGACCATTAGTCAGCATGCAAAACATaagtatgacaaataaaagCTTATTTTGTGCATGAGAGtcgaatctttttttctttaaaaaaaatttattctctGTGAACTTTTGTTTATTGAAATACTGTTTTAGGCTgagaaaacaacattttacagttaaaatacCTTAGACATCAAATAAAGACGTTTTCCTCCTAAACCTCTCCTTGGGGCTTTTATACCTGAAAACTTCAATTTTCTAACATTCTTCTTATAGTTGTCTTAAAAATTCGAAGTTTTTTAGAGTAGTATTATTGTCAGTGTTGGCACATCAACCATGAAAATTAACCGGCTAAACTAATCAGAAGGATTTTAAAGTTCTTCCTgtccataaaaattcaaacattaaaaatatgttgATTCCGAAAGACTACTACATATTCAAAAAAAGGTTACATCTTCTTAAGCCGTTTGGTGCCATTGGTTTTTAGCATATTTTTGCCGAGTTCTtgcattagttttttttatgtatttgctaaaactgaaaattacaaAACCCCATAtggaagtaattttttttattgaattgcaaatttttactatttttaacaCATTTATGAAAgtgtaagtttccacttaatcaATTGCAAAATTGCACAAAGTAACAAATTACTCTGAACAACTAAAGAAAACGTCATGGAACAAGAAACAGCAGAAATCACACTGAATTGCAACCTGAAATGTTGCACAACGGAATCTACAGTTAGAAGACAACGCGAAATTACAATAGAACGAAGGAACGCGTAATTTTAGTGATTGAATTCAAGCCAGAATTACTTAATTCAATCCGAATTTCagatttttaatgttaaaataaaGAAGTATTGTTTTAGTATTCGCACAGATActtaaaaggagaaaattaatTCGCTCCTGAATTTCTTGACCACATTGGAATGCAATGAAGTTATTTTGGTGTAtgtgaaggataaacaggaaagAGGCATTGTATtaatgccataaaaaaaacaatcacgAGAAATGTCACATTTGCATATACGAATTGCAACCAATTCCAAGAGAAGCCCTAGCACCCAATACCATTGGGGCCCAAGCTTTCAATTTTACTG includes the following:
- the LOC136037834 gene encoding general transcription factor IIF subunit 2-like, whose protein sequence is MSDSKKAASSSELELDTSNSRNSVWLVKVPKYISSRWEKSKPDMPVATLKIAKSPGQRPSVSLSLTEEAVRLESDLIPKDYKMLITPIQNQSLGDFYEYRRDKKDDFLSDGVKICMAGKVMQRLECQAATSVQYMTLKKNAILEAAKPARMTQPLERAIVNPKPVSAHKEVIEYEQRKKAEGKKLRDDKNVVTDKLFKAFGLHQYYNLRDLVKLTNQPVTYLKEILNEYCVYNTKAPHKNMWQLKKEYSNYTGSDE